Proteins encoded by one window of Mustela erminea isolate mMusErm1 chromosome 5, mMusErm1.Pri, whole genome shotgun sequence:
- the THTPA gene encoding thiamine-triphosphatase isoform X2, which translates to MAQPLIEVERKFVPGPDTEERLQELGGTLEHQVTFRDSYYDTPELSLMRADYWLRQREGSGWELKYPGGAVVSGPHTEFMELTVEPAIVAQLCEVLGADVLESGSVAAVLGPLGLQEVASFVTKRSAWKLVLSRAEEEEPSLTVDLDTADFGYAVGEVEALVHEKAEVPAALEKIHSLSSMLGVPAQETAPPKVMVYLQRFRPQDYQHLLEVYSAREKPQGTKSPDSSLG; encoded by the exons ATGGCCCAACCATTGATTGAGGTGGAGCGAAAGTTCGTTCCAGGCCCTGACACAGAGGAGCGGCTGCAGGAGTTGGGGGGCACCCTGGAGCACCAGGTCACCTTCCGGGACAGCTACTATGACACCCCTGAGCTAAGCCTCATGCGGGCTGACTATTGGCTGCGACAGAGAGAGGGTAGTGGGTGGGAGCTCAAATATCCTGGAGGAGCTGTTGTCTCAGGACCTCACACTGAGTTTATGGAACTCACAGTTGAGCCCGCAATTGTGGCTCAGCTCTGTGAGGTGCTGGGAGCTGACGTCCTGGAGTCTGGAAGTGTGGCTGCTGTGCTGGGCCCACTGGGGCTGCAGGAAGTAGCTAGTTTTGTGACCAAGCGTAGTGCCTGGAAGCTGGTGCTATCCCGAGCTGAAGAAGAGGAGCCTTCGCTCACGGTGGACCTGGATACAGCCGACTTTGGCTACGCTGTGGGTGAGGTAGAGGCCCTGGTACACGAGAAGGCTGAGGTCCCAGCTGCCCTAGAGAAGATCCACAGCCTCAGCAGCATGCTTG GTGTGCCTGCACAGGAGACAGCACCTCCTAAGGTGATGGTGTACCTCCAGCGCTTCCGGCCTCAGGACTATCAGCACCTGCTGGAAGTATACAGCGCCAGAGAGAAGCCACAGGGGACTAAATCTCCTGACAGCAGCTTGGGCTAG
- the THTPA gene encoding thiamine-triphosphatase isoform X1, translating to MFIDLLIAGSMAQPLIEVERKFVPGPDTEERLQELGGTLEHQVTFRDSYYDTPELSLMRADYWLRQREGSGWELKYPGGAVVSGPHTEFMELTVEPAIVAQLCEVLGADVLESGSVAAVLGPLGLQEVASFVTKRSAWKLVLSRAEEEEPSLTVDLDTADFGYAVGEVEALVHEKAEVPAALEKIHSLSSMLGVPAQETAPPKVMVYLQRFRPQDYQHLLEVYSAREKPQGTKSPDSSLG from the exons atgtttattgatttaCTGATTGCAGGTAGCATGGCCCAACCATTGATTGAGGTGGAGCGAAAGTTCGTTCCAGGCCCTGACACAGAGGAGCGGCTGCAGGAGTTGGGGGGCACCCTGGAGCACCAGGTCACCTTCCGGGACAGCTACTATGACACCCCTGAGCTAAGCCTCATGCGGGCTGACTATTGGCTGCGACAGAGAGAGGGTAGTGGGTGGGAGCTCAAATATCCTGGAGGAGCTGTTGTCTCAGGACCTCACACTGAGTTTATGGAACTCACAGTTGAGCCCGCAATTGTGGCTCAGCTCTGTGAGGTGCTGGGAGCTGACGTCCTGGAGTCTGGAAGTGTGGCTGCTGTGCTGGGCCCACTGGGGCTGCAGGAAGTAGCTAGTTTTGTGACCAAGCGTAGTGCCTGGAAGCTGGTGCTATCCCGAGCTGAAGAAGAGGAGCCTTCGCTCACGGTGGACCTGGATACAGCCGACTTTGGCTACGCTGTGGGTGAGGTAGAGGCCCTGGTACACGAGAAGGCTGAGGTCCCAGCTGCCCTAGAGAAGATCCACAGCCTCAGCAGCATGCTTG GTGTGCCTGCACAGGAGACAGCACCTCCTAAGGTGATGGTGTACCTCCAGCGCTTCCGGCCTCAGGACTATCAGCACCTGCTGGAAGTATACAGCGCCAGAGAGAAGCCACAGGGGACTAAATCTCCTGACAGCAGCTTGGGCTAG